From a single Paenibacillus sp. FSL R5-0345 genomic region:
- a CDS encoding HAD family hydrolase, whose protein sequence is MIYASDLDRTLIYSLGAIGVPENTPGLIPAEIIEGKTRSYISQQALNQLLDLTTRVIFVPVTTRTVQQYKRINLFQETVIPDYAVTSNGGNILIGGVVDKEWRESIGRLVARHSAGAEEVRSYIKAVVREDWIISENYCDDLFYSFMVYRDQLPLDEITNLSDRLYNLGWRVSLQGRKLYAVPAAVNKSDAILHLRRTVRSEPMVASGDSLLDKSLLESADYAIAPCHGEIFAEQQSGLVKSRYPFTKESGVFAGDEILQYVNMIYNNLTALGVGPL, encoded by the coding sequence ATGATATATGCCAGTGATCTAGATCGTACTTTGATCTATTCTTTAGGTGCAATTGGTGTTCCTGAGAATACTCCGGGTCTAATTCCGGCGGAAATTATCGAGGGGAAGACGAGATCTTACATTTCGCAGCAAGCATTAAATCAGCTACTCGATCTTACCACACGGGTTATTTTTGTCCCGGTTACTACGCGTACGGTACAACAATACAAGCGTATTAATCTGTTTCAAGAAACGGTCATACCTGACTATGCCGTTACAAGCAATGGGGGGAATATTCTAATCGGTGGAGTTGTCGATAAGGAATGGAGAGAATCAATCGGTAGGTTGGTAGCTCGTCACTCTGCTGGGGCTGAAGAGGTTAGATCATATATCAAGGCAGTTGTACGTGAGGATTGGATCATTAGTGAGAATTATTGTGATGATCTATTCTACTCCTTCATGGTTTATCGGGATCAGTTACCTTTAGATGAAATCACTAATCTATCAGATCGGCTCTATAATCTCGGCTGGAGAGTTTCTTTACAAGGCCGCAAGCTGTACGCTGTGCCGGCAGCCGTGAACAAAAGCGACGCTATACTTCATCTGCGGCGCACCGTTCGCTCTGAGCCTATGGTAGCTTCTGGAGATTCCTTGCTAGATAAGAGTCTCCTTGAGAGTGCTGACTATGCTATTGCCCCCTGCCATGGTGAAATATTTGCAGAGCAACAGAGTGGTCTTGTAAAATCAAGGTATCCGTTTACGAAAGAATCAGGTGTATTTGCTGGAGATGAGATTTTGCAGTATGTAAATATGATCTATAATAATCTAACTGCATTGGGAGTGGGGCCACTATGA
- a CDS encoding cysteine protease StiP family protein, translating to MKGTSKHKVMDKQIAEPVPLGSYPPSDVTFLLKDLSDVSLELATEVREEAIQSGVHYSEMLPVEYQPTEQYIDLFHETLQQSAKRVALAVAIVSEMIVARRGLGCVLVSLARAGTPIGILIKRYIAERYEVDLPHYSISIIRGKGIDENAILYILQKHGLDSDLQFVDGWTGKGAIRGVLIDSCNSLYEKYGIRLNDDLAVLADPGNCAGMFGTREDYLIPSACLNSTVSGLMSRTVLHADLIGPEDFHGSKFYKEWLNADESNVFIDTICPYFSSVVAEAKSACEQMLEHPPEITWQGLRDIQSIQETFGIDNINLIKPGVGETTRVLLRRVPWKILVDTMDNPNLKHILLLAKDRGVPVEIFPGMTYSCCGIIKPLKGETE from the coding sequence ATGAAGGGAACAAGTAAACATAAAGTCATGGATAAACAAATAGCAGAACCGGTTCCGCTAGGGAGCTATCCACCGTCAGATGTTACGTTTTTGCTCAAGGATCTTAGTGATGTATCGCTGGAGCTGGCGACGGAAGTAAGGGAGGAAGCTATTCAATCGGGTGTCCATTATTCTGAGATGCTGCCTGTTGAATATCAGCCTACCGAGCAGTATATTGACTTGTTTCATGAGACGCTGCAGCAATCGGCTAAGAGGGTAGCTTTGGCTGTTGCCATTGTCTCTGAGATGATTGTCGCAAGAAGAGGGCTAGGTTGTGTGCTGGTCTCTTTGGCTAGAGCAGGAACACCCATTGGTATATTGATTAAGCGTTATATCGCAGAGAGATACGAAGTAGATCTACCGCATTATAGTATTTCTATTATTCGGGGCAAAGGGATAGATGAGAATGCGATTCTCTATATTCTGCAGAAGCATGGACTTGATTCTGATTTGCAGTTTGTCGATGGATGGACAGGAAAAGGGGCTATCCGTGGGGTGCTGATTGATTCTTGCAACAGCCTCTATGAGAAGTATGGTATTCGCTTAAATGATGATCTTGCCGTATTGGCTGACCCTGGAAACTGCGCAGGCATGTTTGGGACTAGAGAGGACTATCTCATTCCTAGCGCCTGCTTAAACTCTACTGTTTCAGGATTGATGAGCCGAACGGTGTTACACGCTGATCTCATTGGTCCTGAGGATTTTCACGGCTCAAAGTTTTATAAGGAGTGGCTGAATGCGGACGAGTCCAATGTATTTATTGATACAATCTGTCCGTATTTCTCTTCCGTAGTAGCAGAAGCGAAGAGCGCCTGCGAACAGATGCTGGAGCATCCGCCCGAAATCACTTGGCAGGGTCTTCGTGATATTCAGAGTATTCAGGAAACTTTCGGCATAGATAACATCAATCTGATAAAGCCGGGAGTCGGAGAAACAACACGCGTATTACTGCGCAGAGTACCTTGGAAAATTCTTGTCGATACTATGGATAATCCGAATCTAAAGCATATTCTTCTCTTAGCGAAGGACCGGGGCGTTCCTGTTGAGATCTTTCCTGGAATGACGTACTCCTGTTGCGGAATAATTAAACCGCTGAAAGGGGAGACGGAATGA